From Triticum aestivum cultivar Chinese Spring chromosome 7B, IWGSC CS RefSeq v2.1, whole genome shotgun sequence:
agacaacgccttatgaactgtggtttggcaagaaaccaaagttgtcgtttcttatagtttggggctgcgatgcttatgtgaagaaacttcaaccagataagctcgaacctaaatcggagaaatgtgtcttcataggatacccaaaggaaactattgggtacaccttctatcacagatctgagggcaagattttcgttgctaaaatcggatcctttctagagaaggagtttctctcgaaagaagtgagtgggaggaaagtagaacttgatgaggtaactgtacctgctcccttattggaaagtagttcatcacaagaaccggttcctgtgacaactacgccaattagtgaggaagctaatgatattgatcatgaaacttcagatcaagtttctactgaacctcgtaggtctatcagagtaagatccgcaccagagtggtatggtaatcctattctggaagtcatgttacttgaccatgatgaacctacgaactatgaggaagcgatgatgagcccagattccgcaaaatggctagaggccatgaaatctgagatgggatccatatatgagaacaaagtatggactttggttgacttgcccgatgatcggcaagccattgagaataaatggatctttaagaagaagactgacgctgatggtaatataattgtctataaagctcgacttgttgcgaaaggttttcgacaagttcaaggggttgcctacaatgagacttgctcacccgtagcgatgcttaagtctgtccaaatcatgttagctattgctgcattttatgattatgaaatttggcaaatggatgtcaaaactgcattcttgaatggatttctggaagaagagttgtatatgatgcaaccagaaggttttgtcgatccaaaaggccCTAAGAAAGtttgcaagctctagcgatccatttatggactggtgcatgcatctcggagttggaataaacgctttgatagtgtgatcaaagcatatggttttatacagacttttggagaagcctgtatttacaagaaagtgagtgggagctctgtagcatttctgatattatatgtagatgacatattattaattggaaatgatatagaatttctggatagcataaagggatacttgaataaaagtttttcaatgaaagacctcggtgaagctgcttacatattgggcatcaagatttatagagatagatcaagacgcttgataggactttcacaaagcacataccttgataaaattttgaaaaagttcaaaatggatcaggcaaagaaagggttcttgcccgtgctacaaggtgtgaagttgagtcagactcaatgcccgaccacagcagaagatagagagaaaatgaaagatgttccctatgcttcagccataggctctctcatgtatgcaatgctgtgtaccagacctgacgtatgcttagcaataagcttggcaggaaggtaccaaagtaatccaggagtggatcactggacagcggtcaagaacatcctgaaatacctgaaaaggactaaggatatgtttctcatatatggaggtgacaaagagctagtcgttaatggttacgtcgatgcaagctttgacactgatccggacgattctaaatcgcaaaccggatacgtattcttattaaacggtggagctgtaagttggtgcagttctaaacaaagcgtcgtggcgggatctacatgtgaagcggagtacatagctgcttcggaagcagcaaatgaaggagtctggatgaaagagttcatttccgatctaggtgtcatacctagtgcatcgggaccaatgaagatcttctgtgacaatactggtgcaattgccttggcaaaggaatccagatttcacaagaggaccaagcacatcaagagacgcttcaattccatccgggaccaagtccaagtgggagacatagaaatttgcaagatacatacggatctaaatgttgcagacccgttgactaagcctctctcacgagcaaaacatgatcaacaccaagactccatgggtgttagaatcattactatgtaatctagattattgactctagtgcaagtgggagactgaaggaaatatgccctagaggcaataataaagttattatttatttccttatttcatgataaatgtttattattcatgctagaattgtattaaccggaaacatgatacatgtgtgaatacatagacaaacataacgtgactagtatgcctctacttgactagctcattaatcaaagatggttatgtttcctaaccatagacatgtgttgtcatttgattaacgggatcacatcattaggagaatgatgtgattgacatgacccattccattagcctagcacttgatcgtttagtatgttgctattgctttcttcataacttatacatgttcctgtaactatgagattatgcaactcccgtttactggaggaacactttgggtgctaccaaatgtcacaacgtaacttggtaattataaaggagtactacaggtgtctccaatggtacatgttgggttggcgtatttcgagattaggttttgtcactccgattgtcggtgaggtatctctgggccctctcggtaatgcaaatcactataagccttgcaagcaatgtgactaataagttagttgcgggatgatgcattacataatgagtaaagagacttgccggtaacgagattgaattaggtattggataccgacgatcgaatctcgggcaagtaacataccgatgacaaagggaacaacgtatgttgttatgcggtttgaccgataaagatcttcgtagaatatgtaggaaccaatatgggcatccaggttccgctattggttattgaccgagaatagttctaggtcatgtctacatagttctcgaacccgtagggtccgcacgcttaacgttatgatgacagttttattatgagtttataagttttgatgtaccaaagtttgttcggagtcccggatgtgatcacggacatgacgaggagtctcgaaatggtcgagacataaagattgatatattggacgactatattcagacaccggaaatgttccgggcgttttcggagaaaaccggagtgccggagggttaccggaaccccccgggagagtaatgggccttatgtgccttagtggagaagagagaggggcggccagcatgggccgcgcgccccctccccctctggtcggaattggactaggaggggggcggcgccccccctctttccttctccctctcccccttcctttcccctcctagtaggagtaggaaagggggagtcctactcctactaggaggaggactcctcctcctggcgcgccctctagggccagccggcctccccccttgctcctttatatacgggggcaggggggcaccctagtacacacaagttgatctacggatcgttccttagccgtgtgcggtgcccccctccaccatattccacctcgatcatatcatcgcggagtttaggcgaagccctgcgccggtagaacatcatcatcgtcaccacaccgtcgtgctgacggaactcatccccgaagctttgctggatcggagcccggggatcatcatcgagttgaacgtgtgctgaacttggaggtgccgtacgttcggtacttggatcggtcggatcgtgaagacgtacgactacatcaaccgcgttgtcataacgcttccgcttatggtctaggagggtacgtggacgaacactctcccctctcgttgcaatgccatcaccatgatcttgcgtgttcgtaggaaattttttgaaattactacgttccccaacaacagcaGGCCGagatcttccacaaccggaagcgccgccgtgctccctaaagcttctctgcaagctctccaagaccttcgggtaggtacgtggatggccacaaggcctgggcgatccCGCTCATCacttgccgaactcgttcgtgcagttgcagcagctcgggaagtaggtcacccgttgaaccgggcatttcctccgcaggacgaccagTGAGCAagcctacagacatatttctgtcaatcgacttcctcgccgaactcttcttttcaaaagttttctcaagcacttactgtaaatgccgcgacgaagccgccgattctccttcacgtaGTCAGAcagttgggcccgaacatcttttagttactcgcccagctgggtgttggcatcctggagcttattcctctcttgctgcaccctcgtaagcaccttctcgccggccttcagctggcgtagtagttgttgcttgtccggatctagtccggcgccatctgcaatattattgtcagacttacacacacgccgcacttcacaagctacttatctttcgaagtatatattaccagagggggtctctgtggctccccctgtagcggctagtgcggcctcaagttgggccttgcactcttgaagctcctgggacaggtgggtattcttctccgtaagatcctgcataacaaatgatccttaaatcagttattctaactattttaagtctcgggggctactggcatatatcactgtcaaaattcctcacccgtatgtctttcacatattgcttcgtggctctggctagaccatcttgagcagcacggaggtgcgcatctcctgaattaaaggcatctaacgcctccggggagaagcatgcgtcacgaagaactgtctggcggcgcttgtgattcatggcgctctccaccttagatcgggtggcggacaacctgtcggcgtcctccgttggaggagcacccgacgtgcgccttgcgctcgcctccccctccggacctggTGTTGGAGCCTGGCCAGCGGAGGCTTGATCGGCaatctctccggacacagtccggcgagcgctctttctcctgaaaaaaccacgagcgttaatatgccttcTCCCGAAAACATGGTGGcgcgccataccgttgcggcgacgtctcAATTCGCGTCGCActtcttttccgcctgctgggccgagctgccccttgttggccagccgccgcaggttcagcttcccgcctcgaaggcacctcctgcagaacaccattggtatacggtggtcagagataagcatggatgagtaatggtatcaggactccggtcacagttacctgggaaaCCGGAGAtattccggggtagtcggccgtaatggcgaccaaagcattgtcaatgctaagttggtggaacaccccatcgatcagccccacctttatgtctggatcctcttcggaggccggatcgagggatcgttccggatcctcgggctgtggagccaGGCTGTGTATGTCCTCtacggcctggcgcagttcctgcatcgaaatcacaaaatgaggcacttaactttgggaatatggatcagatagataaacgtccgcttacccagctccgagggttgttcatggaaaatccattcaatggactagcACGGAggaagtcttccttctcccctttgtacaggccggacaggatcttcaccagattggcgaccgatcctggccccttgcggccatggcgggtggcatcatcctccccgttgaaatcccacatggggtggcccctatactggagcggctgcacccctcgcataatgcatgtggccatgaccccaatcatggtcaatccggaatgagccaataaccttattcggcccatcagatattggacgtccctatcattctcccgtcgtgggctccatgggcgccaactcaggcgtttcttcagaggagcgttgctgaactccgggaggccgatccgaactgggtccggtagcggggcgtcttccatataaaaccattccgaaggccagtcttcagacgccttcttcggggttccggatagatatccggtcccggcgatgcgccatagtttggctccgcccacttgatatatcgacccctcgtgagaaaggggtacgaggcaaaataatctcttccacagcgcgaagtgggcctcaatgcccaagaaaagctcgcaaagggccacgaagcccgcgatgtgcaggatggaggcgggcgtaaggtggtgaagctggagcccatagaactctaagagcccccggagaaacggatgtatgggaaatccgagtccccttattagataagggacgaagcatacccgctctcctttggagggattggggacgctctcctcctgctttccgcccttgtaggtggcaagtccggctcgaaccggaaccataaaggctggggggggagaaatccctcggtttggagcgtcactagctcactatgcgggactgagcatctcccccaatctcctggctgagggctaggagcgcgagaggaggagccgcgtcgactatccatgatggagtggatttttgtcagaggcgcttcgatgaacactcgcggaaggaggatggtgtgattcggatctagatcctcgcctctctttatAGACAGCTTATtcacgcagctagggggtaaaatgtaaaaataccctggctttttgcattcgtacgacacgtggaggATGGCCATTATTGGTagtggaagccaagaagcgcagcatttataagaagccggacaccattcggcaagcacatggaatttggaggagaacccgccttgcaatgccgaagacaatatgcgcgccagactcgtcgtcattgaatcctggtttgggggctactgagggagtcctggactagggggtgtctggatagccgaactatcatcattggccagactccaagactatgaagatacaagattgaagactttgtcccgtgtccggatgggactttccttggcgtggaaggcaagcttggcgatgcggatatgtagatctcctaccattgtaaccgactctgtgtaaccctagccctctccgatgtctatataaaccggagggttttagtccgtaggacgaacaacaatcataccataggctagcttctagggtttagcctccttgatctcatggtagatccactcttgtactacccatatcatcaatattaatcaagcaggagtagggttttacctccatcgagagggcccgaacctgggtaaaaacatcgtgtcccttgtctcctgttaccatccgcctagacgcatagttcgggaccccctacccgagatccgccggttttgacaccgatagtgttCTTTTTCTATCAGCTCTGTTAAAGTGCTTAAGGGTCCGCCATCCTtgtttgcagcacttgtatgtccTTCTGTATGCATTTTGTTTCGGACCTGGACCCCTGTACTTCAGATCATCCTTTCTAACACCAAACCCTTTTTTCTCGCATGCCCTACGTAGAACATGTAAGCTTCTTCCTCAGTCTTGAAAGTCTTCTTCACAATCTCTATGTATTCCATACACTCATTCAGATCTGAACCAGCCATGCCTTTAATATCAATTCCTTTACCTTCCATGTGTACACCCTCTAGGTCTATGCCATCCTTGCCTGCATCCTCATTATCGTTATCATCCGTGCGCATACCATCCATTCCTTTGCCTTCGTTTCGTCTATCACCCATGTCCTTGTCATCCTTGCATGTATTCCCCAAGTTTTTGCCATAGTTGCCTTTATCATCCATGTCATTATGCTGCAAACGAAAACAGATAGTCAATGTTACGGATGGATAGCATACATAATAATTATGCAATACTCAGCTTAAATAATTGATTTAATTTTTCATATCGGATTCATGTACCAAACTCAGTCCTTCAAAAGCTGTAAGTAAGTATAAAATATTCCCTGACTAAATCCAGAAATATTTAATTGATTGTACTTGTTGTAACTGATGATCTTCTAACCAAATCCAAAGTGCACAAATCTTTCAAGTCTCCTGATAGATCAATTATCTGCAAATTCCATTCAAAATTGTGTCCTAACTGAATCCAAAattatcacctaactaaatccaaattatctcGTCACTAAGTCGAAAATATCTCCAAACTTCAtacaaaaataattatctcctaactaaatccaaaatatctagaaactcaattcaaaagcatctcctaactaaatccaaaataactttctttgaattcaaatctgctgACAAATTCTCATGGCACACAACCCTAACTAAGTGCTTTAATATGTCCTAGCTAAATCCGACTTACACTTcctttgaaaaaaaaatcttgtCACAACTTTCTGAAACCATAAACCCTAACTAACTACATCAACATGTCCTAGCTAAATCCAACTTACACTCCCTTTCAATAGAAATCTCGTCACAACTTTATGAAACCATAAAccctaaacctcacatgacatatccTAAACCCTAATCAAATCCGACCCCTATTGGTACTATAAGCATAAGGGACCAGCAAAGATTTGAGATGGCTAGGCACTTACAGCGAAGATCCggcgtgaaaaagttgatgcacttCGATGAGGATGATGTGGCCTCTCGGGCCGGGGAAGGTGGCGTGCACTCGGGGAAGGAGGGGAGGCTCGTCGGAAGATCTGGCGCCGCAACCCGAGCGGGGTGACTTCCgatggaggggggagggggagtagGAGCAGGAGGAAGGAGTGACATGGCGAGTGCGATCGGCGGCGATCGAGGGCGCCGGAGGCGATCGGCGGCCATCGAGGGCGCCAAGGTTAGGGCTCGAGAGGAGGAGAGAGGACGAACCGCTCGAACCAAATTTCAAAAGAGTACGCACGATGATTGGACCTCTATAATGAAGTGTtttattaatgcaattaatttaatcgaaaaattTCGGACGAGAATACCTCTGGACTTAATTGGGCCGATTAAAGGTATAAAAAATTTTAGGTCGAAAATACCcttgggccaaaaaaggcccagtTATTCTAATCCGTTAGATCGCCCATATAATACACGTGATTTGGTGTATTATGATGCACCGTAAAATTTTCCATTTATATATATACCCCCTGCACGGTCAATGAAATTATCGATGCATGCAATCCCTCTCTTCCTAACTTACAAAAAGATTAGGGACGCATGAATCCAGGAAGCGGGGGGTATAGGTTCAGGCTTCCtttgaaaggaaaaaaatacttgtagttgcgaatgctttgAATCTTTTTATTTTCTAAAGTAAATACTCTAAGCTTGTCTTCATCTTTGTATATTTGCCTGTTCCATTTGGTTGATCTTGCTCTGTCACACTAAATCAATTTGTATAATCTACCATTTCTAGTAAGGTGGGCTGCTACCTCCCCTCCATTTTAACTACTTTTCTTCGCACATCCTCTTCCCTGGCAGccatctccctctcctcctctgcgGTGAACGGCGGCGGCAACGTGCACGGCTCGTATCCGGCCACATACATCTCCCTGGACTCCATCATGAACTCCCTGTCCCGGCCTTGGGCGGAGCAGGCCATGGACTCGGGGCAGAGCTCCACGGCGTtctccggcacggtgggcttgTACCGGAGCAGGGCAGCGTACTGGGTGAGCACGTGCAGCATGTAGTCGTAAACGTAGTCCATGCTCATCTCCTCCCTCGCGAACCCGCTGCCCTCCTTGCCCATGCGCTGGGCCAGCGCCGGATGCGCGTTCCCCCAGTCGACGGCGAACTTGACGGCGCGGCACTTGTCCCTAGGGTCGATGGGCCAGTAGTGGcggccggcgacgagcccccgggAGAAGAAGTCCTCGAAGGGCGTGTCGATGGCCAGCATCGGCGAGTCGCATGCGAGAATGTACTTCTCGCTCACCGACCACGACCGCCCCTGCACGTAGATCTTGTACCTGTACCGGCACTGCTCCGCCAGGTTGGAGCCCTTGAAGCCGTTCCGGTTGGCGGCGCCCCAGTCCAGCGCGAACAGCCGCGCGTTCCAGTCTTTGCCGGCGGCGGAGTCGTTGCTGCAGCGGAAGAGGTCGCGGCGCGCGTCCGACACGTCGGGGTTGCCCTTCCAGAACGCGTACGGCTCCCTGTCCGGCCAGGGGAGCCGCGCGTTCTCCTTGGCGATCTCCTTCATGAGCGGCCCCCAGGGGCGGATGTTGACCTCCGGCCAGCCCCAGAAGGACCAGTCCGGGAAGAGGACTTCGAGCGAGGTGCCGTCCTTGCAGTAGCGGAagagcggcggcgcggcggaggtgTCCGGGTAGTCGGCGGCGCGCAGCTCCGGCATGTCCTCGCAGTTGAACATGAGGTCGAGGTCCGGGACGCGGCCCGGGTAGCGGGCGAGCAGCTGCGCGATCCCCCACTCCGTGAACAGGTCCCGCGTCTGGAACACGCGGTGGTACGTCTCCACGTACGCGCGCCCGGAGACCACCGTCAGCCGGAACGCCGCGTTCGGCTGGCCGCGCTCCACCGCCTCCCTGCTGATCCCCTTCTCGCGCCACGGCGCAAGGTCCGAGTGGATGTGCCTGAAGTAGTCCGGgcacgaaggcggcggcggcacgggccgTTCCGGCGCCGCTGGAGATGGTGATGCCGCCGGTGGTGGCATTCCCCCGCGGGGGTGACGGCATAGTGGCGTGGACGACGATGACGTCCCGTTGCCGCAGCT
This genomic window contains:
- the LOC123162951 gene encoding O-glucosyltransferase rumi; its protein translation is MKSFLVSSGDEEEGAALVPPQEDGGKAADPAVERLSPSSPSTTKPWWKTSLLSPTKGAVGLVIGGLVLLALLAGAKWIDLDASFLRGNGTGTGSTSRRWRHPPRRQRSSPPVPIPFSCGNGTSSSSTPLCRHPRGGMPPPAASPSPAAPERPVPPPPSCPDYFRHIHSDLAPWREKGISREAVERGQPNAAFRLTVVSGRAYVETYHRVFQTRDLFTEWGIAQLLARYPGRVPDLDLMFNCEDMPELRAADYPDTSAAPPLFRYCKDGTSLEVLFPDWSFWGWPEVNIRPWGPLMKEIAKENARLPWPDREPYAFWKGNPDVSDARRDLFRCSNDSAAGKDWNARLFALDWGAANRNGFKGSNLAEQCRYRYKIYVQGRSWSVSEKYILACDSPMLAIDTPFEDFFSRGLVAGRHYWPIDPRDKCRAVKFAVDWGNAHPALAQRMGKEGSGFAREEMSMDYVYDYMLHVLTQYAALLRYKPTVPENAVELCPESMACSAQGRDREFMMESREMYVAGYEPCTLPPPFTAEEEREMAAREEDVRRKVVKMEGR